The following proteins are co-located in the Syngnathus scovelli strain Florida chromosome 5, RoL_Ssco_1.2, whole genome shotgun sequence genome:
- the rbm47 gene encoding RNA-binding protein 47 isoform X2, whose product MTAEDPASSSTMSNNTAPSKLCKSTTASHHALLGQISIPDGVVGTPNEATLVALMERTGYGMVQENGQRKYGPPPGWNGPSPPRGCEIFVGKIPRDVYEDELVPVFESVGRIYEMRLMMDFDGKNRGYAFVMYTEKHEAKRAVRELNNYEVRPGRLLGVCSSVDNCRLFIGGIPKTKKREEILEEVSKVTEGVLDVIVYASAADKMKNRGFAFVEYESHRAAAMARRKLMPGRIQLWGHQIAVDWAEPEIDVDEDVMETVKILYVRNLMMETSEETIKQVFSQWNPGCVERVKKIRDYAFVHFTSRDDAVLAMDHLNGTEVEGSCIEVTLAKPVDKEQYSRQKASKGVSAAPEAPQQNYVYQCDPYTLAYYGYPYNTLIGPNRDYFVKGTSLIQNNGTVRGRGRAATGNRTPGPRGSYLGGYSAGRGIYSRYHEGKTKLPEKPYELMPSLELAASVNPVAIKPGTMALPTLAGQYQVFSAGPAAKLMEEGKVHAVEHLINPLAMQHPEHTTAPPAAATVLPVSTPPPFQGRPITPVYAMAHNVPRIQAAGGLYGAGYVPITNYAANTAALAALQKNAAVAAAAYGGYTGYAMPQAFPATAFQLPIHDVYQY is encoded by the exons ATGACAGCCGAAGATCCTGCTTCCTCTTCAACCATGAGCAACAATACTGCCCCCTCCAAGCTGTGCAAATCCACCACTGCCTCCCACCACGCTCTCCTTGGACAGATTAGCATTCCAGATGGTGTTGTAGGGACTCCCAATGAGGCTACACTGGTGGCCTTGATGGAGCGCACCGGCTACGGCATGGTTCAGGAAAATGGCCAACGTAAATACGGCCCTCCTCCCGGTTGGAACGGCCCATCCCCGCCGAGGGGATGCGAGATCTTCGTGGGCAAAATCCCAAGAGATGTTTATGAGGATGAGCTGGTTCCCGTGTTCGAGTCTGTGGGACGCATCTATGAGATGCGCCTGATGATGGACTTTGATGGGAAGAATCGGGGCTACGCATTTGTGATGTACACGGAAAAACACGAGGCCAAACGGGCCGTGCGGGAGCTCAACAACTACGAGGTGCGGCCCGGTAGGCTCCTCGGGGTTTGCTCCTCTGTAGACAACTGCCGTCTTTTCATTGGCGGCATCCCCAAGACTAAAAAACGCGAGGAGATTCTGGaggaggtctccaaggtgaccgAGGGCGTGCTAGATGTGATTGTTTACGCCAGCGCTGCAGACAAGATGAAGAACCGTGGCTTTGCCTTTGTAGAATACGAGTCGCACCGTGCGGCCGCCATGGCCCGCAGGAAACTGATGCCCGGACGCATTCAACTGTGGGGTCACCAGATTGCGGTGGACTGGGCAGAACCAGAAATTGATGTGGATGAAGATGTCATGGAGACAGTGAAAATACTCTACGTCAGGAATCTCATGATGGAGACCAGCGAGGAAACCATTAAACAG GTGTTCAGTCAGTGGAACCCAGGTTGCGTAGAGCGAGTGAAGAAAATCCGTGACTATGCCTTTGTTCACTTCACATCCCGTGATGATGCCGTGCTGGCCATGGATCACCTCAATGGAACAGAAGTGGAGGGCTCCTGCATTGAGGTCACGCTTGCCAAGCCAGTTGATAAAGAGCAGTATTCTCGCCAGAAGGCATCAAAGGGGGTTTCGGCTGCTCCAGAAGCTCCTCAGCAAAACTATGTCTATCAGTGTGACCCTTACACATTGGCCTACTACGGTTATCCCTACAACACACTCATCGGACCAAACAGGGACTACTTTGTGAAAG GAACCTCATTGATACAGAACAATG GTACTGTGCGAGGTCGTGGTCGCGCCGCCACAGGTAACCGTACCCCTGGTCCTCGGGGCTCGTACCTGGGGGGTTACTCTGCCGGTCGTGGCATCTACAGCCGCTACCATGAGGGTAAGACCAAGCTGCCCGAAAAGCCCTATGAACTGATGCCCAGTCTGGAGCTTGCTGCCTCCGTCAACCCAGTTGCCATCAAACCAGGCACAA TGGCATTGCCGACTTTGGCCGGGCAGTACCAAGTGTTCAGTGCAGGCCCTGCGGCCAAGCTTATGGAGGAAGGCAAGGTGCACGCAGTGGAGCACCTTATTAACCCTCTGGCCATGCAGCATCCTGAACACACCACGGCTCCTCCCGCCGCCGCCACGGTTCTGCCGGTTTCCACTCCTCCACCTTTTCAG GGTCGTCCAATCACTCCCGTCTATGCCATGGCCCACAATGTGCCGCGCATCCAGGCAGCCGGTGGCCTGTACGGCGCAGGCTACGTCCCCATCACAAACTATGCAGCCAACACAGCCGCCCTGGCCGCCCTGCAAAAGAACGCAGCAGTTGCGGCCGCGGCGTACGGAGGCTACACCGGTTACGCCATGCCGCAGGCCTTCCCGGCCACAGCCTTCCAGCTGCCCATCCACGACGTCTACCAGTATTGA
- the rbm47 gene encoding RNA-binding protein 47 isoform X4 produces MTAEDPASSSTMSNNTAPSKLCKSTTASHHALLGQISIPDGVVGTPNEATLVALMERTGYGMVQENGQRKYGPPPGWNGPSPPRGCEIFVGKIPRDVYEDELVPVFESVGRIYEMRLMMDFDGKNRGYAFVMYTEKHEAKRAVRELNNYEVRPGRLLGVCSSVDNCRLFIGGIPKTKKREEILEEVSKVTEGVLDVIVYASAADKMKNRGFAFVEYESHRAAAMARRKLMPGRIQLWGHQIAVDWAEPEIDVDEDVMETVKILYVRNLMMETSEETIKQVFSQWNPGCVERVKKIRDYAFVHFTSRDDAVLAMDHLNGTEVEGSCIEVTLAKPVDKEQYSRQKASKGVSAAPEAPQQNYVYQCDPYTLAYYGYPYNTLIGPNRDYFVKGTVRGRGRAATGNRTPGPRGSYLGGYSAGRGIYSRYHEGKTKLPEKPYELMPSLELAASVNPVAIKPGTMALPTLAGQYQVFSAGPAAKLMEEGKVHAVEHLINPLAMQHPEHTTAPPAAATVLPVSTPPPFQGRPITPVYAMAHNVPRIQAAGGLYGAGYVPITNYAANTAALAALQKNAAVAAAAYGGYTGYAMPQAFPATAFQLPIHDVYQY; encoded by the exons ATGACAGCCGAAGATCCTGCTTCCTCTTCAACCATGAGCAACAATACTGCCCCCTCCAAGCTGTGCAAATCCACCACTGCCTCCCACCACGCTCTCCTTGGACAGATTAGCATTCCAGATGGTGTTGTAGGGACTCCCAATGAGGCTACACTGGTGGCCTTGATGGAGCGCACCGGCTACGGCATGGTTCAGGAAAATGGCCAACGTAAATACGGCCCTCCTCCCGGTTGGAACGGCCCATCCCCGCCGAGGGGATGCGAGATCTTCGTGGGCAAAATCCCAAGAGATGTTTATGAGGATGAGCTGGTTCCCGTGTTCGAGTCTGTGGGACGCATCTATGAGATGCGCCTGATGATGGACTTTGATGGGAAGAATCGGGGCTACGCATTTGTGATGTACACGGAAAAACACGAGGCCAAACGGGCCGTGCGGGAGCTCAACAACTACGAGGTGCGGCCCGGTAGGCTCCTCGGGGTTTGCTCCTCTGTAGACAACTGCCGTCTTTTCATTGGCGGCATCCCCAAGACTAAAAAACGCGAGGAGATTCTGGaggaggtctccaaggtgaccgAGGGCGTGCTAGATGTGATTGTTTACGCCAGCGCTGCAGACAAGATGAAGAACCGTGGCTTTGCCTTTGTAGAATACGAGTCGCACCGTGCGGCCGCCATGGCCCGCAGGAAACTGATGCCCGGACGCATTCAACTGTGGGGTCACCAGATTGCGGTGGACTGGGCAGAACCAGAAATTGATGTGGATGAAGATGTCATGGAGACAGTGAAAATACTCTACGTCAGGAATCTCATGATGGAGACCAGCGAGGAAACCATTAAACAG GTGTTCAGTCAGTGGAACCCAGGTTGCGTAGAGCGAGTGAAGAAAATCCGTGACTATGCCTTTGTTCACTTCACATCCCGTGATGATGCCGTGCTGGCCATGGATCACCTCAATGGAACAGAAGTGGAGGGCTCCTGCATTGAGGTCACGCTTGCCAAGCCAGTTGATAAAGAGCAGTATTCTCGCCAGAAGGCATCAAAGGGGGTTTCGGCTGCTCCAGAAGCTCCTCAGCAAAACTATGTCTATCAGTGTGACCCTTACACATTGGCCTACTACGGTTATCCCTACAACACACTCATCGGACCAAACAGGGACTACTTTGTGAAAG GTACTGTGCGAGGTCGTGGTCGCGCCGCCACAGGTAACCGTACCCCTGGTCCTCGGGGCTCGTACCTGGGGGGTTACTCTGCCGGTCGTGGCATCTACAGCCGCTACCATGAGGGTAAGACCAAGCTGCCCGAAAAGCCCTATGAACTGATGCCCAGTCTGGAGCTTGCTGCCTCCGTCAACCCAGTTGCCATCAAACCAGGCACAA TGGCATTGCCGACTTTGGCCGGGCAGTACCAAGTGTTCAGTGCAGGCCCTGCGGCCAAGCTTATGGAGGAAGGCAAGGTGCACGCAGTGGAGCACCTTATTAACCCTCTGGCCATGCAGCATCCTGAACACACCACGGCTCCTCCCGCCGCCGCCACGGTTCTGCCGGTTTCCACTCCTCCACCTTTTCAG GGTCGTCCAATCACTCCCGTCTATGCCATGGCCCACAATGTGCCGCGCATCCAGGCAGCCGGTGGCCTGTACGGCGCAGGCTACGTCCCCATCACAAACTATGCAGCCAACACAGCCGCCCTGGCCGCCCTGCAAAAGAACGCAGCAGTTGCGGCCGCGGCGTACGGAGGCTACACCGGTTACGCCATGCCGCAGGCCTTCCCGGCCACAGCCTTCCAGCTGCCCATCCACGACGTCTACCAGTATTGA
- the rbm47 gene encoding RNA-binding protein 47 isoform X10, with protein MTAEDPASSSTMSNNTAPSKLCKSTTASHHALLGQISIPDGVVGTPNEATLVALMERTGYGMVQENGQRKYGPPPGWNGPSPPRGCEIFVGKIPRDVYEDELVPVFESVGRIYEMRLMMDFDGKNRGYAFVMYTEKHEAKRAVRELNNYEVRPGRLLGVCSSVDNCRLFIGGIPKTKKREEILEEVSKVTEGVLDVIVYASAADKMKNRGFAFVEYESHRAAAMARRKLMPGRIQLWGHQIAVDWAEPEIDVDEDVMETVKILYVRNLMMETSEETIKQVFSQWNPGCVERVKKIRDYAFVHFTSRDDAVLAMDHLNGTEVEGSCIEVTLAKPVDKEQYSRQKASKGVSAAPEAPQQNYVYQCDPYTLAYYGYPYNTLIGPNRDYFVKVALPTLAGQYQVFSAGPAAKLMEEGKVHAVEHLINPLAMQHPEHTTAPPAAATVLPVSTPPPFQGRPITPVYAMAHNVPRIQAAGGLYGAGYVPITNYAANTAALAALQKNAAVAAAAYGGYTGYAMPQAFPATAFQLPIHDVYQY; from the exons ATGACAGCCGAAGATCCTGCTTCCTCTTCAACCATGAGCAACAATACTGCCCCCTCCAAGCTGTGCAAATCCACCACTGCCTCCCACCACGCTCTCCTTGGACAGATTAGCATTCCAGATGGTGTTGTAGGGACTCCCAATGAGGCTACACTGGTGGCCTTGATGGAGCGCACCGGCTACGGCATGGTTCAGGAAAATGGCCAACGTAAATACGGCCCTCCTCCCGGTTGGAACGGCCCATCCCCGCCGAGGGGATGCGAGATCTTCGTGGGCAAAATCCCAAGAGATGTTTATGAGGATGAGCTGGTTCCCGTGTTCGAGTCTGTGGGACGCATCTATGAGATGCGCCTGATGATGGACTTTGATGGGAAGAATCGGGGCTACGCATTTGTGATGTACACGGAAAAACACGAGGCCAAACGGGCCGTGCGGGAGCTCAACAACTACGAGGTGCGGCCCGGTAGGCTCCTCGGGGTTTGCTCCTCTGTAGACAACTGCCGTCTTTTCATTGGCGGCATCCCCAAGACTAAAAAACGCGAGGAGATTCTGGaggaggtctccaaggtgaccgAGGGCGTGCTAGATGTGATTGTTTACGCCAGCGCTGCAGACAAGATGAAGAACCGTGGCTTTGCCTTTGTAGAATACGAGTCGCACCGTGCGGCCGCCATGGCCCGCAGGAAACTGATGCCCGGACGCATTCAACTGTGGGGTCACCAGATTGCGGTGGACTGGGCAGAACCAGAAATTGATGTGGATGAAGATGTCATGGAGACAGTGAAAATACTCTACGTCAGGAATCTCATGATGGAGACCAGCGAGGAAACCATTAAACAG GTGTTCAGTCAGTGGAACCCAGGTTGCGTAGAGCGAGTGAAGAAAATCCGTGACTATGCCTTTGTTCACTTCACATCCCGTGATGATGCCGTGCTGGCCATGGATCACCTCAATGGAACAGAAGTGGAGGGCTCCTGCATTGAGGTCACGCTTGCCAAGCCAGTTGATAAAGAGCAGTATTCTCGCCAGAAGGCATCAAAGGGGGTTTCGGCTGCTCCAGAAGCTCCTCAGCAAAACTATGTCTATCAGTGTGACCCTTACACATTGGCCTACTACGGTTATCCCTACAACACACTCATCGGACCAAACAGGGACTACTTTGTGAAAG TGGCATTGCCGACTTTGGCCGGGCAGTACCAAGTGTTCAGTGCAGGCCCTGCGGCCAAGCTTATGGAGGAAGGCAAGGTGCACGCAGTGGAGCACCTTATTAACCCTCTGGCCATGCAGCATCCTGAACACACCACGGCTCCTCCCGCCGCCGCCACGGTTCTGCCGGTTTCCACTCCTCCACCTTTTCAG GGTCGTCCAATCACTCCCGTCTATGCCATGGCCCACAATGTGCCGCGCATCCAGGCAGCCGGTGGCCTGTACGGCGCAGGCTACGTCCCCATCACAAACTATGCAGCCAACACAGCCGCCCTGGCCGCCCTGCAAAAGAACGCAGCAGTTGCGGCCGCGGCGTACGGAGGCTACACCGGTTACGCCATGCCGCAGGCCTTCCCGGCCACAGCCTTCCAGCTGCCCATCCACGACGTCTACCAGTATTGA
- the rbm47 gene encoding RNA-binding protein 47 isoform X7: protein MTAEDPASSSTMSNNTAPSKLCKSTTASHHALLGQISIPDGVVGTPNEATLVALMERTGYGMVQENGQRKYGPPPGWNGPSPPRGCEIFVGKIPRDVYEDELVPVFESVGRIYEMRLMMDFDGKNRGYAFVMYTEKHEAKRAVRELNNYEVRPGRLLGVCSSVDNCRLFIGGIPKTKKREEILEEVSKVTEGVLDVIVYASAADKMKNRGFAFVEYESHRAAAMARRKLMPGRIQLWGHQIAVDWAEPEIDVDEDVMETVKILYVRNLMMETSEETIKQVFSQWNPGCVERVKKIRDYAFVHFTSRDDAVLAMDHLNGTEVEGSCIEVTLAKPVDKEQYSRQKASKGVSAAPEAPQQNYVYQCDPYTLAYYGYPYNTLIGPNRDYFVKAGTVRGRGRAATGNRTPGPRGSYLGGYSAGRGIYSRYHEVALPTLAGQYQVFSAGPAAKLMEEGKVHAVEHLINPLAMQHPEHTTAPPAAATVLPVSTPPPFQGRPITPVYAMAHNVPRIQAAGGLYGAGYVPITNYAANTAALAALQKNAAVAAAAYGGYTGYAMPQAFPATAFQLPIHDVYQY from the exons ATGACAGCCGAAGATCCTGCTTCCTCTTCAACCATGAGCAACAATACTGCCCCCTCCAAGCTGTGCAAATCCACCACTGCCTCCCACCACGCTCTCCTTGGACAGATTAGCATTCCAGATGGTGTTGTAGGGACTCCCAATGAGGCTACACTGGTGGCCTTGATGGAGCGCACCGGCTACGGCATGGTTCAGGAAAATGGCCAACGTAAATACGGCCCTCCTCCCGGTTGGAACGGCCCATCCCCGCCGAGGGGATGCGAGATCTTCGTGGGCAAAATCCCAAGAGATGTTTATGAGGATGAGCTGGTTCCCGTGTTCGAGTCTGTGGGACGCATCTATGAGATGCGCCTGATGATGGACTTTGATGGGAAGAATCGGGGCTACGCATTTGTGATGTACACGGAAAAACACGAGGCCAAACGGGCCGTGCGGGAGCTCAACAACTACGAGGTGCGGCCCGGTAGGCTCCTCGGGGTTTGCTCCTCTGTAGACAACTGCCGTCTTTTCATTGGCGGCATCCCCAAGACTAAAAAACGCGAGGAGATTCTGGaggaggtctccaaggtgaccgAGGGCGTGCTAGATGTGATTGTTTACGCCAGCGCTGCAGACAAGATGAAGAACCGTGGCTTTGCCTTTGTAGAATACGAGTCGCACCGTGCGGCCGCCATGGCCCGCAGGAAACTGATGCCCGGACGCATTCAACTGTGGGGTCACCAGATTGCGGTGGACTGGGCAGAACCAGAAATTGATGTGGATGAAGATGTCATGGAGACAGTGAAAATACTCTACGTCAGGAATCTCATGATGGAGACCAGCGAGGAAACCATTAAACAG GTGTTCAGTCAGTGGAACCCAGGTTGCGTAGAGCGAGTGAAGAAAATCCGTGACTATGCCTTTGTTCACTTCACATCCCGTGATGATGCCGTGCTGGCCATGGATCACCTCAATGGAACAGAAGTGGAGGGCTCCTGCATTGAGGTCACGCTTGCCAAGCCAGTTGATAAAGAGCAGTATTCTCGCCAGAAGGCATCAAAGGGGGTTTCGGCTGCTCCAGAAGCTCCTCAGCAAAACTATGTCTATCAGTGTGACCCTTACACATTGGCCTACTACGGTTATCCCTACAACACACTCATCGGACCAAACAGGGACTACTTTGTGAAAG CAGGTACTGTGCGAGGTCGTGGTCGCGCCGCCACAGGTAACCGTACCCCTGGTCCTCGGGGCTCGTACCTGGGGGGTTACTCTGCCGGTCGTGGCATCTACAGCCGCTACCATGAGG TGGCATTGCCGACTTTGGCCGGGCAGTACCAAGTGTTCAGTGCAGGCCCTGCGGCCAAGCTTATGGAGGAAGGCAAGGTGCACGCAGTGGAGCACCTTATTAACCCTCTGGCCATGCAGCATCCTGAACACACCACGGCTCCTCCCGCCGCCGCCACGGTTCTGCCGGTTTCCACTCCTCCACCTTTTCAG GGTCGTCCAATCACTCCCGTCTATGCCATGGCCCACAATGTGCCGCGCATCCAGGCAGCCGGTGGCCTGTACGGCGCAGGCTACGTCCCCATCACAAACTATGCAGCCAACACAGCCGCCCTGGCCGCCCTGCAAAAGAACGCAGCAGTTGCGGCCGCGGCGTACGGAGGCTACACCGGTTACGCCATGCCGCAGGCCTTCCCGGCCACAGCCTTCCAGCTGCCCATCCACGACGTCTACCAGTATTGA